From Lolium perenne isolate Kyuss_39 chromosome 5, Kyuss_2.0, whole genome shotgun sequence, a single genomic window includes:
- the LOC127301591 gene encoding cysteine-rich receptor-like protein kinase 44 isoform X2 has product MGSKASKYENLESMLHDQSSEPHKLPFKYLKKITNSFSDERVLGRGGSGVVYKGELRNGKAIAVKKLERSLPGFEKQFTNEVYHFMKLKHPNIVRLLGYCYETHNVCVKHNGKYVFAEMSERLLCLEYYPNGSLDQYLSDESSGLDWPTRYKIIEGICYGLYYLHAETDTPVLHLDLKPANILLDDDMLPKLTDFGLSKLLDQQQTICTSSRDGTLGYMAPEYLHGGIVTTKSDIFSLGVIIMEVIRGDRDYPGLTETSSEEFTELTLNKWRNALGKAPGSTSLEVDCQQIKRCIQIGLLCVNPERARRPTTTKVMKMLQGMSEIYQMDLTAIHQILVLKHYKDDERAGNELSFQEWTQGIQDTLNIKKRGDIAFRDEDFEAAIDNYTQLIGVMVIPSVTVFARRSFCYLMSDSDQSAAALRDAMQAQATFPDCPTGLYMQSVALTRLNLHSDATEMLNQASQLEVKWIQKSEDQEMERQKKSNDASHSDGGETFSFPTILLNS; this is encoded by the exons ATTTGAAAAAGATCACAAATAGCTTCTCTGATGAGCGTGTGCTTGGTAGAGGCGGTTCAGGTGTCGTCTATAAG GGGGAACTACGTAATGGAAAAGCAATTGCTGTGAAGAAGCTTGAGCGATCATTGCCGGGCTTTGAGAAGCAGTTCACAAATGAGGTGTACCATTTTATGAAGCTTAAGCACCCAAATATTGTGCGCCTTTTAGGCTATTGCTACGAAACACATAATGTTTGTGTAAAGCACAATGGGAAATACGTTTTTGCTGAGATGTCAGAAAGGCTGCTTTGCTTGGAGTATTATCCAAATGGAAGCCTTGATCAATATCTTTCAG ATGAATCTTCTGGACTTGATTGGCCCACACGCTACAAAATAATTGAGGGGATTTGTTATGGTTTATATTATCTTCATGCGGAAACTGATACTCCTGTCCTTCATTTGGACCTAAAACCTGCCAACATATTGCTCGACGATGATATGTTGCCGAAACTTACAGACTTCGGTCTGTCAAAACTCCTCGATCAACAACAAACTATTTGCACTTCAAGTCGTGATGGGACACT CGGTTACATGGCACCAGAATACCTACATGGAGGTATAGTCACGACCAAGTCAGACATATTCAGTTTGGGAGTAATAATCATGGAGGTAATAAGAGGAGACCGGGACTACCCAGGACTTACTGAAACGTCCTCTGAGGAATTTACTGAGCTT ACCCTTAATAAATGGAGAAATGCATTGGGGAAAGCACCTGGCTCTACATCGCTAGAAGTAGACTGTCAACAAATAAAAAGATGCATTCAGATAGGTCTATTGTGTGTGAATCCTGAGCGAGCCAGAAGGCCAACGACAACCAAAGTTATGAAGATGCTTCAAGGAATGTCAGAGATATACCAG ATGGACCTAACTGCCATCCATCAGATTCTAGTCTTGAAGCACTACAAAGATGATGAAAGGGCTGGTAATGAG CTATCTTTCCAAGAATGGACACAAGGTATACAAGATACCCTGAACATAAAGAAAAGGGGTGATATTGCATTTCGGGACGAAGATTTTGAGGCAGCCATAGATAACTATACCCAG TTAATTGGTGTTATGGTAATCCCGTCAGTAACTGTCTTTGCCAGACGTAGCTTTTGCTACCTTATGTCTGACTCTGACCAATCTGCTGCTGCCCTCCGGGACGCGATGCAAGCACAGGCTACCTTTCCGGATTGTCCCACAGGTTTGTACATGCAGTCAGTAGCCCTAACAAGGCTAAACCTGCATAGTGATGCCACGGAAATGTTGAATCAGGCGTCACAGCTAGAAGTCAAGTGGATTCAGAAATCTGAAGATCAAGAAATGGAGAGACAAAAGAAGTCGAATGATGCAAGTCATAGCGATGGGGGCGAAACTTTCAGTTTTCCTACCATCCTTTTGAATTCCTAA
- the LOC127301591 gene encoding cysteine-rich receptor-like protein kinase 44 isoform X1, whose amino-acid sequence MGSKASKYENLESMLHDQSSEPHKLPFKYLKKITNSFSDERVLGRGGSGVVYKGELRNGKAIAVKKLERSLPGFEKQFTNEVYHFMKLKHPNIVRLLGYCYETHNVCVKHNGKYVFAEMSERLLCLEYYPNGSLDQYLSDESSGLDWPTRYKIIEGICYGLYYLHAETDTPVLHLDLKPANILLDDDMLPKLTDFGLSKLLDQQQTICTSSRDGTLGYMAPEYLHGGIVTTKSDIFSLGVIIMEVIRGDRDYPGLTETSSEEFTELTLNKWRNALGKAPGSTSLEVDCQQIKRCIQIGLLCVNPERARRPTTTKVMKMLQGMSEIYQISTTDMGEACSQMDLTAIHQILVLKHYKDDERAGNELSFQEWTQGIQDTLNIKKRGDIAFRDEDFEAAIDNYTQLIGVMVIPSVTVFARRSFCYLMSDSDQSAAALRDAMQAQATFPDCPTGLYMQSVALTRLNLHSDATEMLNQASQLEVKWIQKSEDQEMERQKKSNDASHSDGGETFSFPTILLNS is encoded by the exons ATTTGAAAAAGATCACAAATAGCTTCTCTGATGAGCGTGTGCTTGGTAGAGGCGGTTCAGGTGTCGTCTATAAG GGGGAACTACGTAATGGAAAAGCAATTGCTGTGAAGAAGCTTGAGCGATCATTGCCGGGCTTTGAGAAGCAGTTCACAAATGAGGTGTACCATTTTATGAAGCTTAAGCACCCAAATATTGTGCGCCTTTTAGGCTATTGCTACGAAACACATAATGTTTGTGTAAAGCACAATGGGAAATACGTTTTTGCTGAGATGTCAGAAAGGCTGCTTTGCTTGGAGTATTATCCAAATGGAAGCCTTGATCAATATCTTTCAG ATGAATCTTCTGGACTTGATTGGCCCACACGCTACAAAATAATTGAGGGGATTTGTTATGGTTTATATTATCTTCATGCGGAAACTGATACTCCTGTCCTTCATTTGGACCTAAAACCTGCCAACATATTGCTCGACGATGATATGTTGCCGAAACTTACAGACTTCGGTCTGTCAAAACTCCTCGATCAACAACAAACTATTTGCACTTCAAGTCGTGATGGGACACT CGGTTACATGGCACCAGAATACCTACATGGAGGTATAGTCACGACCAAGTCAGACATATTCAGTTTGGGAGTAATAATCATGGAGGTAATAAGAGGAGACCGGGACTACCCAGGACTTACTGAAACGTCCTCTGAGGAATTTACTGAGCTT ACCCTTAATAAATGGAGAAATGCATTGGGGAAAGCACCTGGCTCTACATCGCTAGAAGTAGACTGTCAACAAATAAAAAGATGCATTCAGATAGGTCTATTGTGTGTGAATCCTGAGCGAGCCAGAAGGCCAACGACAACCAAAGTTATGAAGATGCTTCAAGGAATGTCAGAGATATACCAG ATTTCAACCACTGACATGGGAGAAGCTTGCTCCCAGATGGACCTAACTGCCATCCATCAGATTCTAGTCTTGAAGCACTACAAAGATGATGAAAGGGCTGGTAATGAG CTATCTTTCCAAGAATGGACACAAGGTATACAAGATACCCTGAACATAAAGAAAAGGGGTGATATTGCATTTCGGGACGAAGATTTTGAGGCAGCCATAGATAACTATACCCAG TTAATTGGTGTTATGGTAATCCCGTCAGTAACTGTCTTTGCCAGACGTAGCTTTTGCTACCTTATGTCTGACTCTGACCAATCTGCTGCTGCCCTCCGGGACGCGATGCAAGCACAGGCTACCTTTCCGGATTGTCCCACAGGTTTGTACATGCAGTCAGTAGCCCTAACAAGGCTAAACCTGCATAGTGATGCCACGGAAATGTTGAATCAGGCGTCACAGCTAGAAGTCAAGTGGATTCAGAAATCTGAAGATCAAGAAATGGAGAGACAAAAGAAGTCGAATGATGCAAGTCATAGCGATGGGGGCGAAACTTTCAGTTTTCCTACCATCCTTTTGAATTCCTAA